From the genome of Bradyrhizobium sp. ORS 278:
GCGACCTCCTGTCGAAACCCTACAGTCTCGCCCAGGCCGACCAGGCGCTGCAGGATCTCGCCGCCGGCAAGGTCGGCCGTCCGCTGATCGACATGTCCTTGCGTTAAGTTGAGGCCATGCGGATCGGGATCGACTTCGACAACACGATCGCCTGCTATGACGGCGTGTTTCATGCGGCAGCGCTGGAGCGCGGCCTGATCCCGGCCGACCTCGGCCGCGACAAGAACAGCGTCCGCGACCATCTCAACGGCTCGGGGCGCAAGGACGACTTCACCGAGCTGCAGGGCTACGTCTACGGCGCCCGCATGGACCTGGTGTCGCCCTACCCCGGGTTTGCCGAGTTCGTCACGGCGGCTCGCGGTGCCGGGCATGACCTGTTCATCGTCAGCCATAAGACCAAGCACCCCATTCTCGGGCCGAAGCACGACATGCACGCCGCGGCGCGCGGCTTCCTGACCGACCGCGGCCTGATGGGCTCGGCCCCCGGCCAGATCGCGCCGGACCGGGTGTTCTTCGAGCTGACCAAGGACGAGAAGGTCGCCCGTGCCCATGCACTGGGGTGCGAGCTGTTCGTTGACGATCTGCCGGAGATCCTGGGGATGACTGGTTTTCCCGAGGGCATGCGCAAGGTGCTGTTCGACCCGGAGAACCAGTTCGCGGCCAAGGCTGTGCCCTACGAACGACGCGCGTCGTGGGCCGAGATCGCGGCGGATCTCCGTGACCGCGGTTGAGGCCAGCACTGAGGCCGATGCCGCCCTGCTGCCTCTGGCGCAGCGCCTGGCCGCCCAGGCTGGCAAGGCCAGCCCGCTGGCGCTGACCCGGCTCGCCGGCGGCCGCAACAACCAAGTCTATCGTCTCGACACCGCCGAGGGCCCGCTGGTCCTCAAGCGCTACTTCACCGACGCGCGCGACACCCGCGACCGGCTCGGTGCCGAGTGGAGCTTCATCAGCCATGCCTGGTCCCACGGCGTCCGCGTCGTGCCCGAGCCCTTGGCGTGCGATCGCGCCGAGCAGGCTGGCCTCTACAGCTTCGTCGAGGGACGCAAGCTGACCGCCCTCGAACTGGCGCCGGCGCATGTCGATGCCGCGATCGACTTCGTGCTCGCGGTGAATGCTCCGCCCCGCCCTGCCCTGGCGCCGGGATCGGAGGCCTGCTTCTCGCTCGCCGAGCATCTCGCCACCGTCGAGCGCCGCGTCGCCCGGCTCGCGACGCTCGATGCCGACGTGCCGCATGTCGCCGAGGCCCGGCAGTTCGTGGCGGAACGGCTGCAGCCGGCCTGGGCCGAGGTGAAGGCGACTATTCTGCAAGGCGCCGCGGCCGAAGGGCTCGTCCTGAACGCCGCCATCCCCGCCGACCAGGTCTGCCTGTCGCCGTCCGATTTCGGCTTCCACAACGCGCTGATCGACGATCAGGGCAAGCTCACCTTCCTCGATTTCGAATATGCCGGGCGCGACGATCCGGCCAAGCTGGTCTCCGACTTCTTCTGCCAGCCGGAGGTGCCGGTGCCGCTCGCCGTGCACGAGCACTTCATCGACCGTCTGACCGAGGGCCTCGGGCTCGATGCCGCCAGCGTGGCGCGCTGCCGCCTCTTGATCGACGCCTACCAGGTCAAGTGGACCTGCATCATCCTCAACGACTTCCTGCCGCTCGGGGCGACACGCCGCGCCTTCGCCGACACCGGCGCCTGGGCGCAGCGCTGCGCCGCGCAGCTCGCCAAGGCCGAAATACAGCTCGGCCTGATCGGCGCCACATCCGATTAACCGACACTCACACGCCCGGAGAGCTTCATGGCCTATCGCGAGTTCGTCAGTCTCGTCCACAAATCGACCAAGCGCGACTATCTCGCGCGCGTCACCCAGCGCGACAAGGCCGATGTCGCTGAAATGGCGATCAAGTACGACTACGATTATTGGGACGGCAGCCGCGAGACCGGCTATGGCGGCTACAAATATGACGGCCGCTGGCGCAAGGTCGCCGACGCGATGATCGCGACCTACGGCATCAAGCCCGGCATGCGCGTGCTCGACGTCGGCTCCGGCAAGGGTTTCATCCTGCACGATTTCCGCGAGGCCATTCCGGACCTCGAGGTCGCCGGCATCGACATCTCCTCCTACGGCGTCGAGCATACGATGGAGAGCGTGAAGCCGTTCTGCCAGGTCGGCTCCGCCGCCAAGCTGCCCTACCCGGACAAGCACTTCGACCTCGTCATCTCGATCAACACGCTGCACAACCTCTACAACTACGATCTCGACGCTGCGCTGCGCGAGATGGAGCGTGTCAGCCGCGGCGCCAAGTATCTCTGCGTCGAGGGATACCGCAACGAGCGCGAGAAGGTGAACCTGATGTACTGGCAGCTCACCTGCCGCATCTTCCACACCCCCGAGGAATGGGCCTTCGAATTCAAGCGCTCCGGCTACACCGGCGACCACGAGTTCATCTTCTTCGAATGAGCTGAAGTTTTCACAGCCTCGGTGGCGCCGCTGTCAAATCGACGCCAAGTGCGGCGCTACTGTGGCCATGCTTGGCGCTTTTGCCGCGCCATTGTTAGTCCAACAGCCGCGATGATTGCGGACTGGCGGGAGAACCTGATTCAGAACTTTGTTGATCGTGGCGACCGGTCGAGAGCCGCTCACCACATCAGGCTTCCCGGCCATCAGAGGTCCTTGAATCGTGACCGCGTGACGGAAAAAAACTGATCCTTGGCTTGTAGCGCAAGGCAAATCGGGATTGTCCTGAAACAAATGTCTACGCATCCCATGACCACGCGATGTCGGCTATGCAACC
Proteins encoded in this window:
- a CDS encoding aminoglycoside phosphotransferase family protein produces the protein MTAVEASTEADAALLPLAQRLAAQAGKASPLALTRLAGGRNNQVYRLDTAEGPLVLKRYFTDARDTRDRLGAEWSFISHAWSHGVRVVPEPLACDRAEQAGLYSFVEGRKLTALELAPAHVDAAIDFVLAVNAPPRPALAPGSEACFSLAEHLATVERRVARLATLDADVPHVAEARQFVAERLQPAWAEVKATILQGAAAEGLVLNAAIPADQVCLSPSDFGFHNALIDDQGKLTFLDFEYAGRDDPAKLVSDFFCQPEVPVPLAVHEHFIDRLTEGLGLDAASVARCRLLIDAYQVKWTCIILNDFLPLGATRRAFADTGAWAQRCAAQLAKAEIQLGLIGATSD
- a CDS encoding class I SAM-dependent methyltransferase, producing MAYREFVSLVHKSTKRDYLARVTQRDKADVAEMAIKYDYDYWDGSRETGYGGYKYDGRWRKVADAMIATYGIKPGMRVLDVGSGKGFILHDFREAIPDLEVAGIDISSYGVEHTMESVKPFCQVGSAAKLPYPDKHFDLVISINTLHNLYNYDLDAALREMERVSRGAKYLCVEGYRNEREKVNLMYWQLTCRIFHTPEEWAFEFKRSGYTGDHEFIFFE